The sequence below is a genomic window from Silene latifolia isolate original U9 population unplaced genomic scaffold, ASM4854445v1 scaffold_20.1, whole genome shotgun sequence.
CAGCACGAGTTGCTTTGTCTAGCTTTGTCGAGCCCAATCGATTTATCCGAAAGGATTCAACACGATTATGCACTTGATGGTTTTCTCGAGCAATATGATACATCAACGCAAAATGAACTTGCCACGATTGCCAATTATAAGTTGGTTAATGGTTTACTAAGGAAAAAAGGAAGAATTGTGGTTGGACCTCGATCGACTTGAGGACTAAAATTTTAGATTGGTTGCAGTTCATCTCAAAGTGGCCATTCGGGAAGGGATGCTACCACTAGGAGAGTCAAAGCATTGTTCATTTGGAAAGGGATCACCAGAGATATAAGTCACTATGTCGCATCGTGTTACATGCCAGGCAAATAAATATGATCATTTACGCTTATCCAGGGTTATGCAACCATTGCCCATCCCCTTTGAAGTGTGGTTAGACATTTCCATGAATTTTATCACATGGTTACCTAAATCTCAGGGAAAGGAAGTcatctttgttgtggttgataggATGAGCAAATATACACACTTTATGGCTTTATCCCATCCTTTCTCAATTTGTGGATGTGGCTCGGTCTTATTTGGACAATGTGTTGATTACATGGTTGGCCAAGAAGCATAGTAAGTGATAGGGATGCAATCTTTACTAGCCGATTGGAAAGCTTTATTTAATTTTGCAAAGGGTCTGAATTGTTGTTATCATCTACTTACCACCCTCAAACAGACGGTCAAACAGAGGTAGTCAACAGATGCATAGAGTCATATTTGAGGTGTATGTGTGGAGAAAAACCAAAGGAATGGGTACTTTGGCTCCCTTTGGCTGAGTGGTGGTGTAATACCACTTACCATTCTGCAATTCAGTTAACCCCTTATGAGGCAGTATATAACCAACCCCCTCCCATTCATCTTCCTTACTTACCAGGAGAGTCTCCAGTGGAGTCTGTGGACAGGACTATGCAACGAAGAGAAGCTATGTTAGCTTTGCTCAGACAACAATTGACTAAAGCACAACACAGAATGAAAACTCGGGCTGATAAAGAAAGAACAGAAAGAATGTTTAAGGTTGGAGATTGGGTGTGGTTGAAATTACAATCCTACAAGCAAGGGTCAGTCCAACAAAGGATGAGTGAGAAGATATCACCCAAGTACTATGGACCTTTTCAGGTGGAAGACACTGTGGGCAAGGTTGCGTATAAATTGACTCTTCCTGGCACTGCTAAAATTCATAAAGTATTCCATGTGTCTCAGTTGAAAGCATTCAGAGGAAATCTTCCTGTTGCACCTCATATTCCAAACTGGATGCAAGAGCTTTCTAGTGATGATATTATTCAACCAGCAGATGTGTTGGAAAGGACTGTAAAGAGGCAAAACAAAGCTACAGTGCAGTACTTGGTACATTGGGAAGGGTTTCCAATACACGATGCCACCTGGAAATTTGCTGAAGTAATTGAGCAACAGTATCCTGAGTTTATCCAGAAGATAGCTGAGACTTGAGGACAAGTCTCTTCTGAAGGAGGAAGATATGATACAGAATAACTAAATAACAGACTTGAATAACAACTTTGGGTTTGGCGCCAAAAGTTGTTATAAAACTTGTTGGAAGTGAGCTGGCAGTTAGTTAGGAATTAGCTGTCAAATTGTGATATATAAGCAATACTCAGCAATTGTAAttgattcattcatcattttataCACAAACTCCATACAAACTTAATCTTTCAACTATTTCTATCTCTCTCTATAATTCTTCTATGACTGTTGAGTGTGTATAGAACCTCGAAACTCCTAATTCTTCCATCAATTCAAGGTAGTTTCCTGCATTCTATATCATGCATCATGACTTCTTGGTGATTAAATCCGCTTTATACACTGTAACACCGCCTTAGACAAGACCAACTACTCCATACTAGTTTGGCCAAGGCAGGATCGGAAAATATAAATCAATGGACGaaatagaacaagtgattcaACAACTGTCAGTAGGCTTAGCATATCCCCAAAATTAAAATTGATTCACCCTAAATTACCTCGTGTGTTCATGCAGCATTTCCATCATTCTTCTGATCCTTTTGGTTGATAGCATCGTCACATCGTGACTGTTGTTTATCTATACAAAAATACTCTTAACAGTACAATATCATGATCTTAAACTACCAAAGCTTTCATGAAGACAATGATATGCATAAATTACAACAGTCCTGAAGCCTGTGTCAGGATTAAGTAGTAATGAACTCATAGCCTCATGCTTAGAGCACCAAATCGGCGGATAAATAAACCGCAATTAAATAACACCTATAATACACACAACTTGTTACAAGACAAGGAGTTGAAGGATTAACACTACTGGCATTATGCAAGAGAGACATAATTAAGACCAAGAAAGCTTAAGGTCGTTAGGTGACGGGTTAGCTACAGAACACAGGTTGCTGCAAGAGAATTGCATCATGAAGGTGCTCACTGCCACCGCTTGGAGCCGTTGGGAGGCCTGATTTTTGGCTTCACTGATGAAGAGCTTGTACTTGTAATCTTTTTAGCACCTGTTCAGCCGAATAGCAATCAATAGATTAACAGAGATGAAGTAATAGCTAACATGAAGACTAACATGACACCTTGACTGGGCAGTAATATTGCAGGATTTCTGTCAATCTTACGGAAACTAATACATAGAACATTCCATAGGAATTTCTAGTATGTTGATGACCTTAGAATTGATTATTCTCGAATTAATGCTTCAAAGGGATATTCTTTCTGAAAGCCAACTTCCAAGGTGATGTGAAAGCTCTAAACTTCCTCTCTGCTTACTCATCCACAATGATGGGACGGGTTAATCCTATATTAGGGTTACTTGCTTTTGTTGTTGAAGAAAAATATACCCGGGTTATATAATCTATTATAATTCTTCCCTTTTTCCAAAGAACAAGTCGCAACTCAGACAGGAAATAAAATGGCAAGCACCAAAGAACTTTAATAAGAAAGAAAAAAGCTCAGTTTGAATGAAGAACAAGCAAACAAATATCATATTTAAACTTTTGAATATAGACTTACTTGATACTACAGCTTTGGAAGGTGCTTTGCTAAGTGATAACCGAGAAGGCCCAGTTTGTTGTCTCAATGGAGGCTTGGGAAGTTTGGACGGTACAGTGGACCTGCAATATTCCAAAAAATATTGGTTAAATTGCTTTATGGCTGGATATGTTCTAATCGCCCTTGTCAGAATGCCATAATATCTGTCAAAACAGTGTAATATGTAAGTTGTGACCCTACTACCAGATGTCCAGATGTATTACTAGATTAAGATAACAGAAAAAATCAACTTCCTTATCTATGTTTCACATCCCGTCATGAAAACAAATGTGAATAAAATACAACGGTGTAACCTTGATTTAGTATCATGGTGTAATTTGTGCAATTTAAAACCAAACACAAATATAAACTTGAGTGATAGATGCACATACTTATCCGTATTTTCAGATGGTTTTGTCGCTTCGGGAAAAAGTGTATATTCCACGACACTGGAAATAGAACCATCAGTTTCAGTCCCCATAGAAAGGCCACTATCAGATATATCACTTAGCCTTTCTTCAGAATCCACATCACCAAATCCCAGAAGATCTATGTCATCATTAAGATTTTGACTTGCATCAGATAAAGGAAGATTGGAATGCCTCAGGATGTCCCTTTGATTTTTTAGTTCTTCAACTGACTGCTGTGAACCAGCTTCTGAATGTCTATCACTATGTTCTGAACAATAGTCTTGATCAGAAGCTGCTCTGGTACTCTGACCAGGTGATCTGCGCGTATTCCTCGCTGGCCCAACCGAGTGCCTTCTCGGAGAAGAAACCCCAATCCTGAGCGAGTTCATACCTCGTTTCTCGCTGCTTGCAGTGGCCTTGGCAAGACGCAAGCGCTCAATTTCCTCATCTTTCTTTGTAATAGTATCTTTTAGAGATGACACCTTCAAAATATTAAGAAAacagaataaaaaaaaataatactaaCTGCAAAACAGGGTTCAAGGCCAACTTATCCTATCAGCCATGAACTTAAAATAAGTGCACTGATAGCTGACGAATATAAAATTAACCAAAGAATGCGGTAACATGAATCATATCAACCAAAGAGTATAGAAAGTGACATGATATACCATCAAATGTTGGCATAGTAACTTGGTGAAAGAGTTGTGTATGATAAGAATCATTTTTCTATTGATTACGCCAAAGCGGAGACAAATCTGATATCCCGAAATTATTTCAGTCATTTCAAAGGTGAAAAGTTGACAATTTCACCGCGATAGGTGATCCAGCATAGTATCAACTAACAAGCATTTAAAGCACGCAATGATGCTTTTAAATTTGCTTTTCACAAGTGTAACATTCATTTTTAAGATTTATCTTTTATAGTATACCTCGTAACTGCAAGCGAGTTGGTTACAATACCGCTTCTAATCTCCTAATCAAAAAGTCAATTTAACAACTTCACAAGACAGTAACCTAGATCAACTAAAATACAGTGTGAAAATTTAACATTTTCTTCAAAGTAATGTCTTCTAAAAATACTGAAACTGCATCACATCATTCACAAGTAACACTATATTTCAGGCTCACAGGTGTTCTAGATTAATTAAATGTAGTAGACATCATAACAAACAGAACCTGATCCATTAGTTCTCTGACATCTCTTCCCTCTTTGTTTGTCCGTGCTGCACCCAACTCCACCCCAGATACCCTCTCAGCAAACTTCAGAGTACTAACAGTTTCAGAATAAGACTCGGCGTCAGGATTAAGCTGGACGAACATCAATGTCTTTGCTTGCCCACCTATGTCACAAATATATATCCCAGCGTCAATATCTAACCAAAGGAAAAATGATCTCTGGATATACATTAATTAGTGTAGGATCATGAAATCATTTAGTAATAAGCAAAAGTGCAAAAGAGATCAGTGTATACCTAAAGAGCTTTGGAGAACTTGGGTAAGTTTGCTATTTCTATATGGCACATGAGAGTTCTTCTGGGCTAGCGCAAAAATGACATCTCCGAGAGCGGACAACGATTTGTTGATATGTTGAGCCTCCTTCAGCCTATCTCCTGTTGCTTCAGAACGATCAACCCTTTCACTTCCCGCCAGGTCAACCAAGTGAAGACAACCACGCAAAGCCGAGTTGCTTTTTAGATCAGTGCCACGGACATGGACGGTAAGAATGCTGCAAATATTACcgcaaattaaataaataaataaataataaataataaaaaaaaaattgcaagAAATTTTGACAAAAATCAGCAAACCAAACCTGTGAGATCTGCTGCTGCGTTCATTTAGAGCTGTGGCACCAACAGCTCTGTTCATGAATCCAATATTCATGAGTTCGAGCACATCACTAGTAGCCTTAACCGGATGCATACTTGCATCCGGTACAGCCAAGCCGTTGGGTTGTGTAGTGCTCCAAATCCCAAGCGTGTGCAAGTTAAAGAAAAATTCTCATATatgaaaagacaaataatagtACCTTTTTAATCTAAAACATGGACACAAAAGATAAATTTGTGAAGTAACTTGTGTCAAAAACAGCATTCAATCAACATAAAAGCATGCAAAGCATGCAATAGAAAAATGTGTCATACTCTGTAAGTCTCAATTCTTAAAAGGTCAGTTCAACCAGATTCGCTATGAATATGCCCTTACTGATTCACGATTCGCTCTTACAGAATGTGTGTTACGTGTATTTTTATTGAAGTACAAAATAAAATTCGCTCTTAACGATTCGCGATTCGTAGGGTACCAAGCGAATCTGGTACACCCTGAGTTCAACACCTATGGCTCTATGTTAACATATAGGCTGAAATACAAGCACATGCTCAAAAGAATTCTCCACGCTTGCAtttgagtaaaaaaaaaaagaacagttAAATGATTATAAACCTTATTTTATTACACACACATTGCAAGTCATACACACACTTTTAACTAGCATAGTACCATCTCCTCCAGATGCACTAATAAGAAAAGGGTTTTTCGGACTTTCATGGACGCcaaaatggtaaaaaaaaaagtcggaaccattatatttaaaaaattggaaaaaaaaaattggttgtaatttgtaaaaaaataaacaaactaCCAAACAAATTCAGTTACAATGTTGTACAAACAAAAGGATATCTTTTTTGAGACCCGTCACAAATAAGCAAATCACGGACTTGCTCATTATAGATCTCAACCATTTGAAC
It includes:
- the LOC141638305 gene encoding uncharacterized protein LOC141638305; amino-acid sequence: MGAISHGSKVYHNDRSKKFKVVIATKDFYTISKNYGYQHELLCLALSSPIDLSERIQHDYALDGFLEQYDTSTQNELATIANYKLVNGLLRKKGRIVLTPYEAVYNQPPPIHLPYLPGESPVESVDRTMQRREAMLALLRQQLTKAQHRMKTRADKERTERMFKVGDWVWLKLQSYKQGSVQQRMSEKISPKYYGPFQVEDTVGKVAYKLTLPGTAKIHKVFHVSQLKAFRGNLPVAPHIPNWMQELSSDDIIQPADVLERTVKRQNKATVQYLVHWEGFPIHDATWKFAEVIEQQYPEFIQKIAET